From the Lactuca sativa cultivar Salinas chromosome 9, Lsat_Salinas_v11, whole genome shotgun sequence genome, the window TGAGAGCAAGAAGCATATCCTCATAATCACCTCTAGTATCCTTCGCAATAGCCTTATCCAAAGGCACACTGTTCCTCTTCAAATACTCCTCCTTTATAACCTTCATGTCAACTTCAGCACGTGTGGCAACAACACGTGTGAGTGCACCCTCATCTGTTCCTGTTTTGTTAATCGCTAGCCTCAACACCCTCTCAAAGTACTTCTCAGGGTATGTCAAACACTCCAACGTTGCCCTTAGCAATGAAATGTACTCGTCTTTTGAATCCTCTTCCAATTCCTACAAATTCAACAAACTCTTGAGCAAATTGCTATCTATTTGCTACAATATTGATGTACtccattaattaataattatagtATTTATACCTTGATGATATCTTCTCCATATATATTTTTGTATTGNNNNNNNNNNNNNNNNNNNNNNNNNNNNNNNNNNNNNNNNNNNNNNNNNNNNNNNNNNNNNNNNNNNNNNNNNNNNNNNNNNNNNNNNNNNNNNNNNNNNNNNNNNNNNNNNNNNNNNNNNNNNNNNNNNNNNNNNNNNNNNNNNNNNNNNNNNNNNNNNNNNNNNNNNNNNNNNNNNNNNNNNNNNNNNNNNNNNNNNNNNNNNNNNNNNNNNNNNNNNNNNNNNNNNNNNNNNNNNNNNNNNNNNNNNNNNNNNNNNNNNNNNNNNNNNNNNNNNNNNNNNNNNNNNNNNNNNNNNNNNNNNNNNNNNNNNNNNNNNNNNNNNNNNNNNNNNNNNNNNNNNNNNNNNNNNNNNNNNNNNNNNNNNNNNNNNNNNNNNNNNNNNNNNNNNNNNNNNNNNNNNNNNNNNNNNNNNNNNNNNNNNNNNNNNNNNNNNNNNNNNNNNNNNNNNNNNNNNNNNNNNNNNNNNNNNNNNNNNNNNNNNNNNNNNNNNNNNNNNNNNNNNNNNNNNNNNNNNNNNNNNNNNNNNNNNNNNNNNNNNNNNNNNNNNNNNNNNNNNNNNNNNNNNNNNNNNNNNNNNNNNNNNNNNNNNNNNNNNNNNNNNNNNNNNNNNNNNNNNNNNNNNNNNNNNNNNNNNNNNNNNNNNNNNNNNNNNNNNNNNNNNNNNNNNNNNNNNNNNNNNNNNNNNNNNNNNNNNNNNNNNNNNNNNNNNNNNNNNNNNNNNNNNNNNNNNNNNNNNNNNNNNNNNNNNNNNNNNNNNNNNNNNNNNNNNNNNNNNNNNNNNNNNNNNNNNNNNNNNNNNNNNNNNNNNNNNNNNNNNNNNNNNNNNNNNNNNNNNNNNNNNNNNNNNNNNNNNNNNNNNNNNNNNNNNNNNNNNNNNNNNNNNNNNNNNNNNNNNNNNNNNNNNNNNNNNNNNNNNNNNNNNNNNNNNNNNNNNNNNNNNNNNNNNNNNNNNNNNNNNNNNNNNNNNNNNNNNNNNNNNNNNNNNNNNNNNNNNNNNNNNNNNNNNNNNNNNNNNNNNNNNNNNNNNNNNNNNNNNNNNNNNNNNNNNNNNNNNNNNNNNNNNNNNNNNNNNNNNNNNNNNNNNNNNNNNNNNNNNNNNNNNNNNNNNNNNNNNNNNNNNNNNNNNNNNNNNNNNNNNNNNNNNNNNNNNNNNNNNNNNNNNNNNNNNNNNNNNNNNNNNNNNNNNNNNNNNNNNNNNNNNNNNNNNNNNNNNNNNNNNNNNNNNNNNNNNNNNNNNNNNNNNNNNNNNNNNNNNNNNNNNNNNNNNNNNNNNNNNNNNNNNNNNNNNNNNNNNNNNNNNNNNNNNNNNNNNNNNNNNNNNNNNNNNNNNNNNNNNNNNNNNNNNNNNNNNNNNNNNNNNNNNNNNNNNNNNNNNNNNNNNNNNNNNNNNNNNNNNNNNNNNNNNNNNNNNNNNNNNNNNNNNNNNNNNNNNNNNNNNNNNNNNNNNNNNNNNNNNNNNNNNNNNNNNNNNNNNNNNNNNNNNNNNNNNNNNNNNNNNNNNNNNNNNNNNNNNNNNNNNNNNNNNNNNNNNNNNNNNNNNNNNNNNNNNNNNNNNNNNNNNNNNNNNNNNNNNNNNNNNNNNNNNNNNNNNNNNNNNNNNNNNNNNNNNNNNNNNNNNNNNNNNNNNNNNNNNNNNNNNNNNNNNNNNNNNNNNNNNNNNNNNNNNNNNNNNNNNNNNNNNNNNNNNNNNNNNNNNNNNNNNNNNNNNNNNNNNNNNNNNNNNNNNNNNNNNNNNNNNNNNNNNNNNNNNNNNNNNNNNNNNNNNNNNNNNNNNNNNNNNNNNNNNNNNNNNNNNNNNNNNNNNNNNNNNNNNNNNNNNNNNNNNNNNNNNNNNNNNNNNNNNNNNNNNNNNNNNNNNNNNNNNNNNNNNNNNNNNNNNNNNNNNNNNNNNNNNNNNNNNNNNNNNNNNNNNNNNNNNNNNNNNNNNNNNNNNNNNNNNNNNNNNNNNNNNNNNNNNNNNNNNNNNNNNNNNNNNNNNNNNNNNNNNNNNNNNNNNNNNNNNNNNNNNNNNNNNNNNNNNNNNNNNNNNNNNNNNNNNNNNNNNNNNNNNNNNNNNNNNNNNNNNNNNNNNNNNNNNNNNNNNNNNNNNNNNNNNNNNNNNNNNNNNNNNNNNNNNNNNNNNNNNNNNNNNNNNNNNNNNNNNNNNNNNNNNNNNNNNNNNNNNNNNNNNNNNNNNNNNNNNNNNNNNNNNNNNNNNNNNNNNNNNNNNNNNNNNNNNNNNNNNNNNNNNNNNNNNNNNNNNNNNNNNNNNNNNNNNNNNNNNNNNNNNNNNNNNNNNNNNNNNNNNNNNNNNNNNNNNNNNNNNNNNNNNNNNNNNNNNNNNNNNNNNNNNNNNNNNNNNNNNNNNNNNNNNNNNNNNNNNNNNNNNNNNNNNNNNNNNNNNNNNNNNNNNNNNNNNNNNNNNNNNNNNNNNNNNNNNNNNNNNNNNNNNNNNNNNNNNNNNNNNNNNNNNNNNNNNNNNNNNNNNNNNNNNNNNNNNNNNNNNNNNNNNNNNNNNNNNNNNNNNNNNNNNNNNNNNNNNNNNNNNNNNNNNNNNNNNNNNNNNNNNNNNNNNNNNNNNNNNNNNNNNNNNNNNNNNNNNNNNNNNNNNNNNNNNNNNNNNNNNNNNNNNNNNNNNNNNNNNNNNNNNNNNNNNNNNNNNNNNNNNNNNNNNNNNNNNNNNNNNNNNNNNNNNNNNNNNNNNNNNNNNNNNNNNNNNNNNNNNNNNNNNNNNNNNNNNNNNNNNNNNNNNNNNNNNNNNNNNNNNNNNNNNNNNNNNNNNNNNNNNNNNNNNNNNNNNNNNNNNNNNNNNNNNNNNNNNNNNNNNNNNNNNNNNNNNNNNNNNNNNNNNNNNNNNNNNNNNNNNNNNNNNNNNNNNNNNNNNNNNNNNNNNNNNNNNNNNNNNNNNNNNNNNNNNNNNNNNNNNNNNNNNNNNNNNNNNNNNNNNNNNNNNNNNNNNNNNNNNNNNNNNNNNNNNNNNNNNNNNNNNNNNNNNNNNNNNNNNNNNNNNNNNNNNNNNNNNNNNNNNNNNNNNNNNNNNNNNNNNNNNNNNNNNNNNNNNNNNNNNNNNNNNNNNNNNNNNNNNNNNNNNNNNNNNNNNNNNNNNNNNNNNNNNNNNNNNNNNNNNNNNNNNNNNNNNNNNNNNNNNNNNNNNNNNNNNNNNNNNNNNNNNNNNNNNNNNNNNNNNNNNNNNNNNNNNNNNNNNNNNNNNNNNNNNNAAGCAGTGGTATCAACGCAGAGTACTAGTCTTTTTGGGCCTATATTTGAGCTCACACCAACTAAAAGCCCATACCTAAATTGTTATGACACAAATAAacgaataaaataatataattgaAACAAACTGAATTAAAATAAATGtaatataaaaaaatcaattcACAAGAAAAACATAATTAGAATGTTTAATTACAACAAATTAAAATCATAAATTTGTGTAGATTGAGATCTACAAATTATAGTTTCCCAAGACACTTTTTTTTTATATGAATCTATCTAAAAGATAcaacaataaataaatatagGATGTTGATTATGAAAAAATTCTCTATGTTCATTTCATCTTTAGAAAATGAATTTGCAAAGAGTTTTATGGTGTGATTTGATTCCTGCTTGCATATAAATACGACCATCCTGATAAGATTCGAAGGTTAATGGTTCCAGACGACGAAAAACCCTTCTGAATGCGATTTATGATACTTTTTAGCATTTTCTGAAGATCTGAAGGCTGTGAATCATCTCCTACATTTATTTAGCAAGATTAGTTAGTTAgtttatctttttatttgctGTAATTCGATTTTAGCCATGTCTGACTAAAACTCTTGTTTTCAGTTTTGCATTAcactagtacttttcatgtgatcaaTTATCAGGTTTGGTTTTCATTGTACGCATCTATCTAGTTGTTTTAGTTTTgaacttaatgaatgtttgatttttaattctTGTTAGTCTAATCActtagctagggttttatcattctagttaatcagttaatagaatccgCAATGGTTCTTGTTaactggtaataagtaacaagtatcagattggtttTGTGTTAGAGATTTAACTCTGATATAAACTGAAATTTCATACCTTTACACTTCCGAGCTTGTAAGAAGTATTAGGTATTGTTGGGAATTTTACTCAAAACTTAATACAACTtttctgatcttaattaagagctaGTTTAATTggacagtaaaaagttagggttaactaAAGAGTttgttttggttaatttaactaggtaaaagagattatactagagcttgttagtttttctcagtactaGCTTAGATAGAACACAATCTGAATGATTAGATCTGGGctgattgcatgattaggaaagtcgcagcagGGCCAGATTCGTTTTTAATACTGAGTTTTACTTAGTTTATTTTCACTACAATTTTAGTATTTAGCTAATAATAAAAAACCTCCATTtttgtattttatgttttaatgACTAGTACGCGCCTTttgcaaaaaggcattgaccattaAACTGTGTCCTTGAGGATTCGATCATGCTTCCCTGTGCTATCCTTTATGCAACGAACAGtgataatttatttgcttaaatcgTGTGCGATATCGGTTTAAcaaaaacctttatgtctattGGCTTCTTTTCTAATTCTTTCTTGACTTTGGTGATGAAATTATCCTTGTTAATTTCTGCCTTAAGATCCTCCTAGAATTTCTAATATCCAACACCAACCCAATTGCAAGTTTGGTTTGGTTCTCTCAATGATAGAGCATCCGCTACCATGTTACTTGCTCAAGtttggtgtaacatcccaaaattataaaaaattaaaatttcaaaaacaaccatTATCCATAATTGTTTACAAGAAAAGCCATTGtttcaaaaataaaatcataTCAGAGTGTCCTAAAAGTCAATATCATGCAAATAGGAAGATGTGCATAATCAAGCCTGCGCTTTGCCACATtgatctaaagtacctgaaacaataaactgaaattgtaagccagagcttagtgagttcccccaaagtaccaatacACTACATAACAAACATAACATGCaaatatgagccttcagcctgactggacggCCTCACATGGCCTACAACATATATGGATCTCTCTACGAGCCTttgacatgactggaccgcctcgcagggcctacggcctatccggaccgctctacGGGCCGTCAGCTTGACTGGACTGCCtcatagggcctacagcctatccggtcgTCCCCGGGTGTCTTGGTGATAGTTTCgtttttattacttcttttcatagtttaCTTTTAGTTCAAAACAACTCATTTTAGtcaatcttcatgcatattttctctttttgtcaTTTTTTCTCCTTTACCGGGTGCTTTCTAGTCTTTTGAGCTTAATTGCAGGATTTACCGAAGACTATTTGTTATTGGAGGCTTAGAAGGATGCAGGACTCATGGAGGCATGTGATTTGCTTGCAGACTTGAAGTGGTGCGATTGGGCTAGGTGCTTGCGTAAAagaagaaatcaatttggatcTAATTTATGGGCAAAGATGATGATAAGGCGGTGCGTAATCGAGCTACAAGAAAATTTGAGGAGTATTGGGTCAATCATTAGAAGGCTTTGTAATGACAAATGGGTCTTAAAGAGTTATGATTATGGGCTAAAgttgaagaaatgaagattagGCTTAAATGCATGTTAAATGACCCAAGTTTCACATTCAGCGTGACCCACGCGGTCCGCGTGGGTCCACACGCGGCCCGCGTGAATTGTGCTGAGTTGCTTCCGGGTTTCGACTTGTTGACTCTATTTGTGGAAGTTTGGTGGGTAGCTTTTGGTCTCTTTTTGAACCCTAAAATTGGCTCTCTTCAGCTGGAGATTGGAGGCTCATTTGAAGAGGGAGACTTGAAGAACATACTCCACATTTTCTCTCTAAGAagctttggaagatttgaagaataTTTGGAAGATTAGTGTAATTTCCTTTCATCTTGCATCTAAGACAATTTTTGGTATCACTAAACTCTATTGTTTTTCTTTTACCTTggtcatgcttggctaaactttcatttggttgattagggcttgacccatggatgattatttgctttgaagacttattattacattgtgtttgaagtttatgggaatgttttctagttaaacatcttgttgtgtttatttatctttgatcatgagcttggatgaatgaatgcttgtttttgttgactaatttcttggttaagtaatggaCCTTCAAATCagtaagcaacaaatggtttatGTGTATGTTTTCATTCCATTTAAACCATGGAAATAtttcctccataatgataatgtaagcatttgattatcttttggatttggtaactcgtacaacttaaagctaattgattttcacaagattttatgcttcattgaatttgtgACTTCAATTAAGGAAATGTGTTAAGAGCTCCTCTAACCATTTTCATTTCTAAGAAGAGTTGAGGCAATTTGTGCTTATGAATTGCTATAGCTAAGTTAAACCAATTCACAAGTGTTATTCCATTAAGTCTAATGATAAGTCAATTATATTATCCATGAGGTGTACCCCAAAATCAACCAATTCCACTTCTTTGAATTTAATCCAATCTTTTACTTGTTTACTTGTCATATTTTCAACCTagctagtttttaatttttgtcaaACACTCGAAAGAACTAAACActcccccccattttatttttattgttattttacaagtatttttacaaaaagatttttcatagagttataaattgaacaaatctccgtggattcgacccctttaccactatacactattttagtgtgtaatatttagggttataaattttgttggcctcgacaaccaccaaattttggcgtcgttgccggggattggtttatttttaatcaatttgtttctctatgcccagatctcaGCGTACAGGTGACTTGATTTACTACCCAGAAATCGAAAAAGAAGCAAGGCGTTTGGCTAAGGAAAAACAAGTTGAACGTGGTCAAACTTCTAGCCCCCACGGAGACCCGTAGGTTGAAACCGCTTCATTAATTGATATAGAACCCGATTCTAGTCCCGACCCTCGTCAAGAAATTCCCGAAACACCACCCCTACAGCAAAATCCACCTATTATTGAACCAATTGCAATGGCAGATGGAGGAGAAGTTACCGAAAGAACTTTGAGGCAAATGATGGAGATcgatgttacacaaactccaaccggtatcaattacccggttttggaaggaggttcggaattgaagtcaagtttagtccatcatctcccaacttttcatggattggagAACGAAAACCCGCATAAGCActtgaagatgttccacattatttgcactattatgaagccacaagggtcaaccgatgaGCAAATCAAACTAAGGGCATTCCCTTTTTCATTGGCCGatagagcaaaagattggttattctatcttccacCAGGGTCGATCAACTCATGGACCGACATGACAAGAGCTTTCGTTGATAAGTTCTATCCCGCTTCAAGATTCTCAAGCcttagaaatgagatttgtggaatccgccaaggtcaaaatgagactttccatgattattgggagaggttcaacaacttgtgctatagttgcccacaacaccaaattccggaaccactcctcattcaacacttctatgagggattgttgccaatggagagaagactagttgatgcctcaagtggtggagatgtctttagtaaaatcccacaacaaacaagacaacttttcaacaccatagccgcgaattcacaacattttggccctcgccaagatatgaaaagatacatacaacacaaagtcaatgaagtgggaacatcaaatctcgagtctcaaatcaaagatctaacctccgttgtccaaaagctagccatgggacaaactccacaagtgatggtttgtggaatatgtgcaaCAATGGGACATCCTACGGATATGTGTCCCATTCTTCAAGAAGATGCGGAGCATGTGAATGCCACGAGAGAGTTACAAAACTACCACAACAAACCATCCGGTTaccaaaatgcatataattcaagttggaagccaaatcccaacatgagctacaacccaagaccattgcctcaaaatgcattggttagaccatccTATCCACCGCCACAACCTCATTACCAACATCAAGAACCACACTATCAACCCAAATCGCATTctccacatcatcatcaacaacctcctCAATCTCAACCAAGTAGCTCTGGaatgtctcttgaagacattgtcaaatcCCTAGCTACTagtacccaacaattccaaaaagagacaaggactagtatctccaaccttgaagcacaaatgggagatatagttacatccataagcaagttggaatcccgtggtaaactcccttctcaaaccgaaaagaacccaaatgtcaatgtggttaccttgagaagtggcaaacaagccggagaaagtagttcaaagaagaagccaagggaagaagaggaagaaatagAGATCATCCCCATTGAGTATCCCATAGCCAAGAATGACACACAAGCCGGAGCCCCAAAGAAGACTACTCCTCTAGTGACACCAATAGCCACTCATCCACCGTTCCCCTCCCGACTTGTAGCTTCAAAGAAGaatatggaggagaaagagatCTTGGACACCTTCCGAAAGGTGGAAGTAAACATCCCTTTACTTGATGCAATCAAAAAAATTCCAAGATATGCAAAGTTCTTGAAGGAGCTTTGCACCAACAAGAGAAAGTTGAAAgggaatgagaaaatctcgatGAACGAAAATGCATCCTCGGTTTTACAAAGGAAGCTTCCACCCAAGTGTAAAGATCCCGGAATGTTCACGGTCCCTTGCAAGATTGGAGATGTCACATTTAGTAGTGATATGCTTGATCTTGGTGCCTCTATCAATGTCATGCCTTACTCGGTGTATGAATCATTGAATGTCGGACCCTTAAGCGAAACCGGTGTGATAATATCTCTTGCGGATAAATCAAGTGTCTTTCCTAGAGGTGTTTTGGAAGATGTCCTAGTTCAAGTAAACCAATTGATCTTCCCggcggatttctatgtgattgaccTAGATGAACAAGTATCCTCCAAATCGGGTATAATCTTACTTGGGCGACCATTCTTGAAGATGGCTAGAACAAAGATTGATGTGTATGCGGGAAGCTTAACCATGGAATTTGATGGTGAAACTATAAGTTTTAACATTTATGATGCTATGAGGTATCCTAGTGACGTTTCATCTTTGTGCTTCATAGATGTTGTCGAACCATTGACTCAGGAATTGTTCGAGTTGTGTGATGATGACATGTTAGAGATGGTTTTGAACAAGGGGTTTGATTGTGCAAAGTTAGCCAAGAAGTTGAAGCTCTATTCGCTAGACCCCAAAATTGAAAGATTAGTCAACAGTATGGAGATCAAGAAGACCACCCAATTTAGTGTGAAGCAAACTGAATTACCTCAAACTCACACGAGATTACCACACTCCCTTGTCCAACCGCCAGAATTAGAATTGAAGGTCCTTCCTCAACATTTGAAGTATGCGTACTTGGGAGACAACGAGACCCTTCCGGTTATCATTTCAACTCACCTAACCAAGTGTGAAGAACAACAGCTCCTCAAGGTGCTGAGGGAACATAAATAGGCCATGGGTTGGACGATTGCAGATATCAAGGGATTGAGCCCCTCCACTTGTATGCACAAGATCCTAatggaggatgaatgcaagcCAAGTAGAGATGCGCAAACAAGGTTGAATCCGCCAATGATGGAAGTGGTCAAGAAAGAGATTTTGAAGCTCCTAGATGCGGGGATGATCTACCCAATCTCAGATAGCAAGTGGTTGAGCCCGGTGCAAGTCGTTCCAAAGAAGATGGGAATCATGGTGGTcgagaacaacaaaggtatgatggtccccacccgtgtgcaaaacgggtggagagtatgtattgactaccgcaaactcaatgcaagcacaagaaaagatcatttcccattgcctttcattgaccaaatgttagaaaggttggTCGGGAAATCTCATTATTGTTGTCTCGATGGGTATTCCGGTTTTCACCAAATCCCGGTGGCACCGGAGGACCAAGAAAAGACAACATTTACATGTCCATTTGGTACTTTTGCATATCGGAGAATGCCATTCGGATTATGTAATGCCCCGACCACTTTCCAACGTTGTATGGTTAgtatcttttcagaatatgttgaaaacataattgaggtttttatggatgatttcaCGGTATATGACAACTCTTTTCAAGAATGTTTGACCAATCTCACAAAATTTTTAAAAAGATGCATTGAAACAaatttggttttgaattttgagaaatgtcatttcatggtgagtcaaggtctcattttgggtcacattgtgtctaaaaaaggaattgaggtagataaggccaaaattgatgttattaaaagcttaccttacccgacttgtgttcgggaagttcgttTTTTTTGGGCCATGCAGGTTTCTACCAAAGGTTCATCAAagatttttcaaagataacaagaccaatgtgccaaattttgcaaaaggaggttgatttcgagttcaatgaggtgtgcaaagaagcttttgacaagctcaaggagttgcttacatccgctcccatcatgcaatcaccaaattgggatctcccctttgagatcatgtgtgatgcaagtAACTATGCGATAGGCgccgttttgggtcaaaagaatgggaaggcctcccacgtgatctattatgcatcaaggacgctagacaatgctcaaagcaactactctacCACGGAGAAAGAGCTATTGGCCATAGTATTCGCCTTGGAGAAATTTAGACAATACCTACTTGGTACCAAGGTCATAGTGTATTCGGATCACGCAACAAGTACTTGATGACGAAGAAAGATGCAAAGCCGAGACTCATCCGATGGATCCTACTGTTACAAGAATTTGACATGGAATTCCGGGACAAGAGCGGATGCGAGAACCTCGTCGCCGATCATCTAAGCCGGATCACttcaaatgaaactcctctcccGATGTGGGACGAGTTTCCGGatgagcatctcttttccctCTCTCAATCTATTCCTTGGTATGCCGATATCGTTAACTTTTTGGTTACAAAGAGGTATCCCGACACATTCACACGTGCTCAAAAGGACAAGTtgaaaagtgatgcaaaatactatgtgtgggatgaaccttatttgtggaaacattgtccTGATCAAATCATTAGGCGATGTGTACCCTAACAAGAGCACCAATCCATTTTGCAATTCTGTCATGAATTTGCTTGTGGGGGACACTTCAGACCTAGCCGGACTTTGAGAAAGGTCCTTGAGTGTGGATtattttggccaaccatgtcaagcgattgttatatgttttgaaaaagttgtgAGCGGTACCAAAGGACGGGAAACATTTCGCAAAAGAAcaaaatgccccaaaatccaatccttgtttgtgaaatTTATGACGTATGGGGGATTGATTTCATGGGCCCATTTCCCGTCTCATTTGGCAACGTTTATATTTTACTCGCAgttgactatgtttctaaatgggtTGAAGCCAAAGTCACAAGATCGGACGATGCCAAAACGGTTATCGAGTTTTTAAAGTCTAATGTTTTTGCGAGATTTGGTGTGCCTAGGGCTTTGATTAGTGATAGTGGGACACACTTTTGCAACAAAATGATGGAGGCTCTATTGAAGAAGTACCATGTGACCCATCGTGTCTCTATTGCATATCACCCTCAAACGAATGGTCAAGCGGAGGTTTCGAATCATGAAGTGAAGTCTATTATAGAGAAAACAGTGAATCCGACAAGGAAAGATTGGAGTTTGAGACTTGACGATGCCTTATGGGCCTATTGGACTGCTTATAAGACCCCGATAGGAATGTCGCCCTTCAAATTAGTTTTTGGAAAATCTTGTCATCTTCCCGTCGAGTTAGAGCACCGTGCATTTTAGGCGGTCAAACAATGCAATTTCAACATCGATGAGGCGGGATGGCATAGAAAACTTCAACTCCAAGAGTTGGAGGAGTTGAGAAATGACTCCTATGAAAACTCAAGGATTTACAAGGAAAGGACAAAGCTTTTCCATGACAAGTCCATTGCCCGCAAACATTTCGAGCCGGGACATAGGGTTTTGCTCTATCATTCGCGATTGAAATTATTTCCAGGAAAATTGAGGTCAAGATGGATAGGTCCGTTTGTTGTGTAAAAAGTCTTTGAACATGGAGCGGTTGAAATTCAAAGTGAAGAAACGGGGCAAGTCTTTAAAGTCAATGGGCATCGATTGAAACCTTTCTATGAAGGTTTTAATGCAAATATCTTAGAAGTCATCCAACTGGATGCCCCGGTGTACTGAAATCAAGAAGGGAGCACGTCTcaccaaagacgttaaagaaggacattttgttggattagtgtctaagtccataactattttgggatgtacttgacccgatggtgcatggtcctttttgggttgccttcaccaaagcaacttgattggagaaataaataaagagagagaggttattatgatttattaatatgttataagaataatatattaaaggagaaatcatatttgtttaattaatattggtcaataattaattaagaattaattttgtgatcaagtgtaattaattaaactagaggggctgaattgtaattatgtgatagttacaaaataaggtaaggattatcttatatatatggtgaacgaatttgaggtgtaaatcccttag encodes:
- the LOC111921322 gene encoding uncharacterized protein LOC111921322, with the translated sequence MEEKEILDTFRKVEVNIPLLDAIKKIPRYAKFLKELCTNKRKLKGNEKISMNENASSVLQRKLPPKCKDPGMFTVPCKIGDVTFSSDMLDLGASINVMPYSVYESLNVGPLSETGVIISLADKSSVFPRGVLEDVLVQVNQLIFPADFYVIDLDEQVSSKSGIILLGRPFLKMARTKIDVYAGSLTMEFDGETISFNIYDAMRYPSDVSSLCFIDVVEPLTQELFELCDDDMLEMVLNKGFDCAKLAKKLKLYSLDPKIERLVNSMEIKKTTQFSVKQTELPQTHTRLPHSLVQPPELELKVLPQHLKYAYLGDNETLPVIISTHLTKCEEQQLLKVLREHK
- the LOC111921260 gene encoding annexin Gh1, which translates into the protein KNIYGEDIIKELEEDSKDEYISLLRATLECLTYPEKYFERVLRLAINKTGTDEGALTRVVATRAEVDMKVIKEEYLKRNSVPLDKAIAKDTRGDYEDMLLALIGCVDE